GTTGGACTCGAACCAACCGCAACCACATTAAAAGTGTGGTGCTCTACCAGATGAGCTAGAGGCCCTAAAATTATTGTATCTCTTTTTCTTTTCCTGCTAAAAGAGTATCTACTTCTTTGATATATTTGTCGGTGAGCTTTTGGATATCTTCTTGAGATTTAAATTTTTCGTCTTCGGTAACGGCTTTGTCCTTGTCGAGCTTACGTATATGTTCTATCGCGCTATGGCGGCAGGTTCTTAAGGAAACTCTACCGTCTTCCGCGATCTTTTTCAACACCTTATCGAGTTCCAACTTGCGCTCGTCGGTTAACGGAGGTATCGACAGCCTCACCGACTTACCGTCATTTGTAGGTGTAATGCCTATATCCGACTTTAATATCGCTTTTTCTATTTC
This region of Candidatus Omnitrophota bacterium genomic DNA includes:
- the frr gene encoding ribosome recycling factor, whose product is MNAKEVIKDTELKMKKTIEAIQREFSVIRTGRASAALVENVRVDYYGAPTPLKQVASVTTPDARLVMIQPWDKNALVEIEKAILKSDIGITPTNDGKSVRLSIPPLTDERKLELDKVLKKIAEDGRVSLRTCRHSAIEHIRKLDKDKAVTEDEKFKSQEDIQKLTDKYIKEVDTLLAGKEKEIQ